ttttttacaaattaaaacacCAAAAAGATCTTTACATTGATTTGTTTTctctgaaattttgaaaaatgaaaagaattgtTTTCTCATTAAGTTTAAAACCCATAATTCATGTACATTAAAGTTTTAGAAGACaacaaaaatatgttttcacttttcttttcttttcttttttttctttttttttgaaaactttgagcAGGAACTgaattgttttctaattaagtGCACCATATTCTGATTTATGTGCATTCTCACATTCACATACTAATGCATGGAATTCTATGtcttctatctttttcttaCCGAGTTTTTAATGATAAGAACTGGACAATGTCATTGAACCACAAGACTCTTGACCAAAATTCTCTTTTTACTGCTATCATTGATGTCTTAAAACGTAGATTCAATCAAGAACTTGCTCTTAAGAAACTGCGAGACAAGAGGCTACTGTTTGTAGGAGATTCACTACAACGAGGCCAATGGCAATCCTTAGTCTGTATGGTCGAATCCATCATACCTGAGGACAAGAAGTCCATGAAACCGGGCCGTTCTCATTCAGTCTTCAAAGCCAAGGTATAGACAATTGATTTTTGTAGCAGGAAAAAGCAAAAGCTAAAAAAGGCATCTATGAACAACCTTTATATATAGGTGTTTCTAATTCGAGCAAATTATGATGTGCTAAAGCAAAATAAAAGCTAACCTTCTTTCCACCAATATTTTTCAGGAATATAATGCTACTATTGAATTCTATTGGGCCCCATTTCTTGTGGAGTCCAATTCCGATGAACGTATTATAGGAGATCCAAAGCAGAGAATACTAAAAGTGGATTCTGTTTCCAAACATGCAAAACACTGGTTAGGAGTGGATATCCTTGTGTTCAATACTTATGTTTGGTGGATGAGTGGTCTTAGAATTAAATCACTGTGAGTTTTGGaacttattttattgattgaacAAATTTTGAGTTATTATGCATCATTCTTTTCCttgaattattcaaaataatGAGTGGCTTTCGTGTTAAAAATGTCCAATTGAATGCAGATGGGGATCATTTTCAAATGGGGAGGAAGGGTATGAAGAGTTGGATGCACCAGTTGCTTACAGAATTGGTTTGAAGACCTGGGCCAATTGGGTTGACTCCACTGTTAATCCCAACAAGACTCGTGTCTTCTTCACTACCATGTCCCCAACTCACACAAGgtctacctctctctctctctctctagaatttGAAACTTCTGAATCTCTGATGTCTGTTCtataataattactttttaatattagactaagacaccaattgcTCTTTTAGTGTAGGTAAAATTTAAATCTATATCACTTATTCAACGACAGtaagattttttactttttaaactaattaaaatccacttttctttctcatttaaGATTGGCGGTAGCATAATTAAAACAAGTTTTTCGATGGCTACTTCAAATCTTAGGAACTAAAGAAACCAGAACTTCTTGTTCAATGTCAAATTGGACATCTTATACCAATCCAAGCCCTCTGGATCACTTGCATCTCTCATCTACATCTACCACTGCATTTTTCTGAACAAATTTCAACTTTAAGAATGTACATTCAATTTCAATTCTCACATGGAATTTACACGATTGAGAGTCAAAAACAATTTCTatataatgatcaaattaacACAAGCATATATCATACTTTCTTCTTATAATGTGATTGTACTCACAATTCAAATCTCGTCTCTTCAGAAGCGAAGACTGGAACCGCAAGGGTGGACTTAAATGTTTCAACGAGACAAAGCCAGTCATGAAAAAGAAACATTGGGGAACCGGTTCCGACAAGCGGATAATGAGTGTGGTAAACAGTGTGGTGGGAAAAATGAAAGTCCCAGTTACATTCCTCAACGTAACACAAATTTCTGAGTACAGAATCGATGCTCACTCATCAATTTACACAGAGACTGGAGGTAGATTGTTAAATAAAGAAGAGAGAGCTGACCCAATGCACCATGCAGATTGCATTCATTGGTGTTTGCCTGGAGTCCCAGACACATGGAATCAAATATTTTTGGCACATTTGTAGCAGCATGGATTCAAAAAAATGGACAAAGATCCATGTGGTTTATGTCGCAAAACAAGGCATCAATTCTAGCTTTGCCTTCTTCTTGATGTCCTGATTGTTTGGTTTCATCCTTACATTTGAATTGTATAGCAAAGCATTTTCAGTGTGaaccattttattttggtattataaaaaatttccattcGTTCATTCACCAAAACATACAGCTCCTGTGGCCATAAGGCATGATTGTCTTACCTATAAATTGTGCGGTGAATGTTTAGGAACAtggaaacttctcaaaaaagaaaatgattagcAACATGGTATATTGGTATATATGGATTTTCATAGTGGTGATAGGAATAGTTGAAGGGGGGCTCCATGCCAATTATAGAATCTAAATTATTTCAATGTGCTCTTGCGCTGCAAACTAGGTTTAAGTGTCCGCTTGATATAACTTATttctcagctttttgaaaattgtttctTCGAAAAACTGTATATTTAGAAAACAAGAGATTTAGAAAaactatacttaaaaaaaaggtatggTTTCAATACAGGATGCCAGATGGACACAAAGCAACATGCATAGTATAGTTAAATTTGAATATATGATgataaatcttgaaattttaagaAAGTCTAGCTTCCAatcatataattattaattagtacACCTCAATTATAGACTAACATTTATAGGTGATAGAAAAGGGATTATTCTATGAGAGTCCGGATACACTCAAATGGAACTTATTGTTTcatactttttacttttttatatgaaataattTGCACAATGTCCATACTTACACACCAAATATCCACATTTTTATACacaatatatgaaaaaatattgaaaacatGATGTGAAAGAATGTGAATACCGTTGGATATaaaacaatcaataaaaaaatattagtggAGATAAATCAAGTGACATCATAGCTATTCTGTGATATCTTAAACGAAgttgacatgaaaattgaaaacattttatCCAAGTAGCTCACAAAATCTATGCAGGTATAGTATGCTTtatccaataacaaaaataatactttCAGTCAACTATACAtgccaaaattttgaaagtgcAACCCAAACTGTCTtatcaattaggattttttcttatgaaaaaaaattagaattttttctgAAATCACATGCTTAAATACATGCTTGAGAAAatatttcaggaaaaaaaacaacaaataaaaaatcacatgaaggtgcttgtaataaatttttagttatttCAAGAAAATGACCTAGTTATGGAGaagttattttataattaaaaaaagtaaattatatCTTAAACTATCTACTTGGCCAATTGTtcttataatttcaaaattttcaaatcaaagcCTGCAATTTAAGATTTACAAATTAAaccttataatttaattaatttaaaaatcaagCTTTGGACTTTAAAATTATATCCAtttaaatcccaaaatttttggaTCTAATTTTTAAGTTTGACTGAGGATTAAAGTCAATATGATATTAAAAATCTaagatttaatttgaaactctttttgagaagttttaatatgtactaataattttaaatctgttttagtttgaaattttttttatatgaaatcacCCCTATACATTTTAAAATGTActtaattcataaaaaataaaaaataaaaaaaattgatagaataTTTCTTTAAACCAGCTTGAAAGAAAGTTTGTCCAACTCACGATATGACAATTCAAAGAAATATTCACTCATATTTTAGTCATATAAcctatgtagggacacgattctcaaacggcccaacaacgacgttgggctcgcacgtgaaggatccctcacaataagatttgtagagagtgggcttgaaagaaAGTTTGTCCAACTCACGATATGACAATTCAAAGAAATATTCACTCATATTTTAGTCATATGAcctatgtagggacacgattctcaaacggcccaacaacgacgttgggctcgcacgtgaaggatccctcacaataagatttgtagagagtgggcttaaaaggctagcgtttggtcacagggcgttggtccaaaccggactttagggaaactcagataagaaaaggcttcagcctggatatccaagccctacagctttgtaacttgagggattggacccctcggatcatgtccgaggagcactaatttctttctccggttacccgacggtgggtttttcgtggtggtgtgcatatattgtccgggcattctcatgcctggagtttttcccaggaagtgagatgggatcCCCCTctttctgattagtttatcttctcctttatactagcctacgttcgctgtccctcgtccacgtgtagggtaaacttttttttaggactgctatttgtcccgtcagtctaatcccagaattgttggggatggtttgataaagcctaagaatctggTTCTGTTAGGTACAGAGTcttatcaatgaagggtattaaggacaacttccctgagatattttttgatttttaaagtttGCTCGTATACccctttcatcaatgagactttgggtctgccgaggactaagctgtcctcgacCATATCTCCGGTCCTTTTAGTGCTTcttatttttgagcttgggcctgtggactccccatgagcaagcggGCCGGTCGGGCCCATAATTTATTAGGCCCCACAACCtacttaataaataataatataatttatttattactcgTAAATGGTTTTATCTCTTATGAACAAGAACAACcacataataaaaattgtcaaaaacattttttttatttttttagaggcAAGTTTTATCAGAATATGGGCCAAGAGATTGGGCCCATGGGCCTTAGGCCACCCTAGCCCATTCAATCTCAAAGAAATGTCGCCTATATAAACGACCCTCACAAATAATGCCTTACGCCGCAATACTAGTTCCTGGCTTGTTCGAgaagatagaaaagatttttctctctttcttctcc
The sequence above is drawn from the Quercus robur chromosome 7, dhQueRobu3.1, whole genome shotgun sequence genome and encodes:
- the LOC126692404 gene encoding protein trichome birefringence-like 3; its protein translation is MSIAPSSSGTMKPPRGRPLLPIIIAIVCAFAILVLLYTETITFLSPTSIFKIKSCSRKNTAIKSKDKTAENNVDESLVDDRFQFDPEECNVANGKWVFNRSIKPFYSDISCPYLDRQVSCVKNGRLDSDYRHWEWQPEDCTLPRFNQELALKKLRDKRLLFVGDSLQRGQWQSLVCMVESIIPEDKKSMKPGRSHSVFKAKEYNATIEFYWAPFLVESNSDERIIGDPKQRILKVDSVSKHAKHWLGVDILVFNTYVWWMSGLRIKSLWGSFSNGEEGYEELDAPVAYRIGLKTWANWVDSTVNPNKTRVFFTTMSPTHTRSEDWNRKGGLKCFNETKPVMKKKHWGTGSDKRIMSVVNSVVGKMKVPVTFLNVTQISEYRIDAHSSIYTETGGRLLNKEERADPMHHADCIHWCLPGVPDTWNQIFLAHL